The genomic segment TTTTTACCGTAAACCTTTTATCGTTATGTTTAGTTGTGCATATCGGTTTCCATGGAAAACAAACAAACCCTTCAGGCAAGCAGCCTGAAAACAACAACAGTGGACCTAGTCACGATCTCTCTTTTGGCAGGCTTGGGTTTGGCAACAAAAAGTGTTCTTAGACCCCTAATTGGAGTGATAACAAGTTCTTTGTATATTCCAACTGGTGCTGTGGCTGGGGGACTGTACATGATGTGGCCAGTAGTCGCTTATGGGCTTGTAGGAAAACGTGGAGCCGCAACCATGACCGCGCTAGTTCAAGCGATAATCAGTCTAGTATCTCCCTTTGGAAACTTTGGAGTTCTCTCCTTTGTAATCTATCTTGCTCCAGGACTGGCAATTGATGCCTTCCTGTTTTTAACTCGCCACAAAGCATGTTGCATGGCATGCTGTTTTGGGGCTTCTGCTATCGCAAACATTGTAGGAACGGCCTTAGTTGGTGTTCTAGTTCTTGCACTACCGATAGTTCCTCTGGTTTTCTCAATGATTTTGGCTGCAATAAGCGGGGGTTTAGGTGGAATTATCGCTAACACGTTACTGGTTGAATGCAAAAAACTTGGATTATGAGGAAAAAAGTATGAACAATAAAATAATCATAGCTGTAATAGTTATCGCAATAATTGGAGTATCTGCAGGAGCATACCTGCTGTTACCATCTTCTACTGGAAATGGTCTACTTCCTTCGGGGAACGTCCCAGACTGGGACATCACTGTTACAGGAGATGGTGCAACCACTACAGTGGTATCTGTTAGTGACATGACTGAAATGCCCCTGACTAACGTAACCCACACCATCAAAGATGAAACTGCAACCTATGTTGGAGTTTTGCTTACCGACTTTTGTGAATTAAGCGGAGTGAACTGGTATGCTGGGACTGTAGAAGTGTGTGCTTCTGATGGTTATTCAAAAACAG from the Candidatus Bathyarchaeum sp. genome contains:
- a CDS encoding ECF transporter S component, which codes for MENKQTLQASSLKTTTVDLVTISLLAGLGLATKSVLRPLIGVITSSLYIPTGAVAGGLYMMWPVVAYGLVGKRGAATMTALVQAIISLVSPFGNFGVLSFVIYLAPGLAIDAFLFLTRHKACCMACCFGASAIANIVGTALVGVLVLALPIVPLVFSMILAAISGGLGGIIANTLLVECKKLGL